A part of Thiomicrorhabdus sediminis genomic DNA contains:
- the tmk gene encoding dTMP kinase, translated as MAGQFITLEGTEGAGKSTNLLFMQEWLAKKGVDVLVTREPGGTEIGEAIREVLLNKDFTAMHEQTELLLMFAARAQHLQEKILPALAEGKWVISDRFTDATYAYQGGARGMDFSEIATIETWVQRGFQPDTTFIFDLPIEIGMARVAARGGQTDRFEQEKQAFFEKVRQSYLQRAAAAPERYKVLDASQNLQQVQADISARLEQMLANGS; from the coding sequence ATGGCAGGCCAATTTATCACTCTGGAAGGCACCGAAGGTGCTGGAAAATCAACCAATCTTCTGTTTATGCAGGAGTGGTTGGCGAAAAAGGGCGTTGATGTATTGGTGACTCGAGAACCGGGCGGCACCGAAATCGGTGAAGCGATTCGTGAAGTCTTATTGAATAAAGACTTTACCGCGATGCATGAGCAGACCGAACTGTTATTGATGTTTGCCGCCAGAGCGCAGCACCTGCAAGAGAAAATCTTACCGGCATTGGCCGAGGGTAAATGGGTCATTTCCGATCGTTTTACCGATGCAACCTACGCTTATCAAGGCGGTGCGCGAGGTATGGACTTCAGTGAAATCGCTACCATCGAAACTTGGGTGCAACGTGGCTTTCAACCGGATACCACGTTTATTTTTGATTTGCCGATAGAGATTGGTATGGCGCGTGTCGCCGCGCGGGGCGGGCAAACGGATCGTTTTGAGCAGGAAAAGCAGGCGTTTTTTGAAAAGGTGCGTCAAAGTTATCTGCAGCGTGCCGCTGCTGCACCAGAGCGTTATAAAGTTTTGGACGCTTCGCAAAACCTGCAACAGGTGCAAGCCGATATCAGTGCGCGACTCGAACAGATGCTTGCCAATGGCAGCTAA